The genomic segment CGATGAACATACCATATTTCTCTCTTATGATCATAGTTTGACGAATCCTAACAGGGTTACTAGTTGCATAAAGCGCAACATACCTGAGCGCTGCAATAGTGATAGTTTTCTTAAaaggtctgctgctgctgcggatcGGGTAGATGTGTCCCGTGTCCGTAGTGGTTTATATCGGCGTTTACAATAATCAAAGCTATGTTTTTGTAAATCTTATTTTCAATCCATACGTctaaaaatcaacaaatatcCTTTTGAGCCGTTTTCACCGACGAAGATTCGATGAGGCACCAATCCTCTAATTTTGTAGTGCCTGTATTTGCCACTAGAGAGCAGCACACAACTCGCTATTTACAGTTACACCTTTTGAGGACTTGGAAGCAGGATTTGAATTGTTTGtcatataaattaataaaagtgTTTCTTTCTACATTTGCCTTACTGTAAAATCGTGAGGAAACCAtgaagaaatgtatttgtttgaggTAGAAGCCTTTACAAATTACTTATTAAATACCAGAATTGGGAAGAAATATTattctttccattttctgctaCTCTGCACTTGTACTCCACAACAGTTGGGGTAGGTATGGTAACTTGTACTCCACTAATTTGTATACTTTAAGATACTGGTTAGGTGCTTACttactttatttattaagtCACGTTATGGTATGGTGACTactttgttctttttacttGATCTGAAATGTTTTAAGTAGCTTAAATAATGAgagaaattaacatttaatacaCTAGAACCTCCTGGTAAATTAAGAGGAAAGTTGTGTAACCCTTACATTGTCGGATTATCAATTTCAAATTGACAGACATTTCAAATCTCTGACTACTATAACAGGCGCCAAAATGTTAAGATTAAGGTCTCTAAATTAGGAGTTAAGGATCTGCTATGGATTGACAACAAACACCAGTATTGCatagtaaatataattttttttctagaagTTTagtaaagcaaaaaagaagGCTTTAGATGGAAATAGTAATATCAGTCTTCGGCCATGATTGTATTATTTAGGGGAGGTTCTTCAAAATTAAAGTCTTTATTGGAATATATTCCAAAGCAGTTAAGTCATCTCATGACTGAACAAAAATAGccatttatctttaaaaaaaaaaaagaaaagaaaaaaataataatcccaaCATGGTTCCAAAATGCACTGAATAGCTTTTCACAAAATATACATTGCAGTAACTCATATTGCAGGAACTAATTGACTTGTTAATAAATAAGATTGGGAAGAAAATATCTTTTATACATTACATCTTAGACGTCCTCATATTTGCGACCAAAAGTGGTGACTACACaaaccccttttttaaaaaacaaaccttgaaGACTTGTGTAAAACATTTCTATGACAAGTTATTGCAGTGCATCCTCTGACACcatcaacaccccccccccccaaaaaaccccccacactGAGTAACAGTAGAAATAATAGtattacaataataatgataatgacaggatgatttttttttataaagcaaCACTGATAAAAGCAGATATAAAGGACCAACTATCAACAATAAAATATACAGATTACATTCCTTCAGGGTTTCAGCATAGAGGGAGCCGGTGTGAGGAGGACGTTTATAACTGAGCTCGAGGGACAGAGTTTCGTCttgatggaaacagaaaagaaaatcacttgtCTACAGGAGAAGTTATATTATTTAGGGTTTCAACATTGATTTCTAATTTGAGATCCAGGCACAGGACTAAAACTTTCAGAGAGGACACACGATGCATGAAAAAGTCGAACAGTACGGTTCTGTAGAGTCACATGCTAGCATCAAATCTGGAGTCCATCCACGGCCATACAcatattttgtcaaatgtaCAAAGTAAAGAGCCTCCAAATACTCCGGACACAAAGGGGGGGTCAGAGTTTATATGATGTTGCTGTGAAGTTAAAGGACGACTTGCATCAAGCCTTCACTTGAGAAAACATTCAGAGCTTTTCCATAGGCAGAATGTTcagtttcaaaaataaaaaaacaaacttaaatcATGGCTGTGTATGCATGATGCCAAGGTTGAATGTTGTGAAGCTTGCATGTCCAGTATAAACCCACCGTGAGTGTGTTCCAGTGCAGCAGACCGTTCACACAGCTCAGCTCAACTCAACTCACTGCAGAGACCTGACGGAAACAAAAGGGAGCGACATGCCTGGGCAGCACCACACAAAAAAGGTGCAATCCCGACTACCaggaaaataaagttaaatacaGATGAATGACAACAAAAACCAAATCAGACTAAGATGCAGTGTCTGAGGAAATGGTGGAGATGAGTCTACTCCCCCATTTCAGGCTTCCACCTTCCTGTAGCCAGAGGTGGGGGGATTTGTCTGCTGTGGGGGCTGGAGCCCTCGTGGGCTAATTCAGTGCAAGAGgccttttacaaaaaaaggggaCAGGGCTTTTAGCTTCTTCCGTGGTTCTATTCCTCTTCTACAACACCGACAATCCACATAGACTTTCCTGTTATTctttcagtataaaaaaaaaaaaaaagcgtgttCATGATTCAGTCCGGGCACATTCCTTTATCAATACACaacctttgtgttttcatggcTTTCATACAAAAACGTCCACAAAGTGCCACCGAGTCCCCTCCGATTTTAAGAAGATGGCAAGAGCTATGTACAGATGGGGCAATATTTCAGATATGAGTGTGTATGGTAGTGGTTGGTTCACTGAGGCCGAGGTTCTCCATGGACTCTGAAGCGGTACAGGCAGGTGTAGTCTGGGTGACCCCAGTTAGATAGCACCCGCACCTCGATGATCTGGAAGCCTTTGTCATTCTGCTCCTGAAAGTAGAAGGTAAAATATTCAGCACATGAGCATCAACGTTGAACTGATTTTTATTCCCAATAGGTTAGCAGGTGCTTCTACAGTTACCATAACAGGGAATGATTGCAGTGAGTCCCCATCTTCCTGGTATATGTAGTGTCCCAGGAGCTTCCCTTCTTCTTGTAACTCATCATCTAGACCCTGAATATAAATGAACATTAATCAGTGATGCTTGCTTTGAATTAGTGTGCAACTTTAAGGTTTTGATGTCTGTATTTTCTTACGAAAACTGTGAAGTTGCGAGGGGCACTGGTGATATTTCCAGTTGGGGACAAGGCCTTGGGGATGTGCTCCAAGCAGAAGGATGTGGGAATGATCCTCAGGGACAGTCGGATCACCAGATAGCCCTGAGAGCCTTTAAACGCCCAGCAGTTACCTGGATACACATCAggctaaagaagaaaaaaaaagggacaaatacaaaaatgagtTTCATAATTAGCTGCCAAAGCTCATGACCAAGTCTTCTTACAAACCAATTATATTTCCCACCCTAACCCATTACATGATAAATACTCTAGTACATAAGTCATCCCCCACTCGAGATTTTAGACCAAGGATCTTTTCATTATCAGCAAAAGAGAAATGTTTCAATGGCTCACCTGAATGACAACACGTGGCGACTGGGAGAAGTACCAGAGTGGCAGGCCAAACAGACTCATGAGGGCCGTCTTGGTCTCGTATGTCTCAGAGCAGCGGGTACTGAGGATGCTgccacctgcacacacagaggaaggggTTGTGTCTAAGGCATTTTCATAAAGTTATTAATATACTTTACAATGACTGTTGAGTTTCAAACTGTATGATACTACACAGCTAAGTTATGCTGATGCTCATGGTGCACATTCATTTATGTTATGTGACCAAgtcttgctcttttttttccagatttaaACCTGTATCAATATATAGAGACAAAAcatgggaagagagagagggtgatggAATCGAACAAAGGTGGTTGTCATTTTATGGTGTGTCCAAACCACTAAGCTAGCAGAGTTTCAATGTCCACACTCACTGCAAGGTCAGTCTCCCATGTAGGTCAACAGACCGCTCAGTTACAGACCTGACAATGGAGCCTGAGCCTTGCGCCATTAATACCTTGTTGTCCCTGAGTCTGGCTTATGCCTGCACCCTTGTTACATAAGACACATACATGACAGCACTGAACAGAGTTATAGAACTGCTAACAGAATGCTAACCCCTTCTAACTGGTATAGTAGgggtattcaattaaaatatttaatcaaaatcCAAAGAGGTCCggttattttaaaataaaataaagagatTTTAAACAATTTTCGAAATATGAAATTAAGTGTAGCTTGGgtttccccttcttctttttatgtTCACAATTTAAAACAGTCTCAAACATTAACATCATTTATTATCAATGATTTATCAGTTAGTACCAGATAGGAAGGCATGTGGGTTTGAACTGCAGTCCGCCTATCCACGACCTCAACATTGTACGACTAACTACTGGTCCAGGATGGACAGGTCCTAAAAATCAATGTAAGGCTTCCTTCTTACCGCCAGACTCCAGGGCGTAGTCTACCAGGCCTGTTCGATCCTGGGAGTAGAGCTTCAAAGCGTTCTGGACGATCAGCTTCACTTGCTGGACACCATGACACAAGTGTTAAAGATTAAATAACAGCCTCAAACACATCGCAAACCAACAATTTCACTGAGCTCAGCTAAGATTATGTGATTAATTTGGAAATCcatagtgatgatgatgttctGAAGTCTATGTTGATTACCCCCTCTGTCATTCCCTCCGTAGACACAGCGTGCTGGACAGTCCCAGTTACTGTCTTAACGATGGTCTTGGCTTGAGACTCTGCCTCACCCAGGGTCTGAGCTCTGTTAAGCTCCAGCTGCAGAGACACGTTCCTCAGGATGCCCAGTTCCAGTGCGGCCAGTGAGGCCTGCAGGTCGGTTGTGCTCACGTAGCGCTGGGACAGCCAGTAGATTAGAGACTCAGGCACCTCCCCTGACTCACCACGGCCAAAGAAAAGAACCTGCAACTCCTTACGCACCTGAGAGGACACCTGGGCTGTTATCTGGGAAAGGGAATGACAGAAACATAAcggaaaaaagacatttaatggAAACTGTATGTCTAGAAAATGTTCACACCAAGGGAAAGACTAACTAGACTAACTAAATGTTACAGGGCTCATTATCCGTGTTAGTTACCGTCTCCCGAAGGTTGTCCAGCTGCTCACACTTTCCCTTGCAACCCACAACACCCTGCAGGTCCTGTCTGATTTTACCCAGTTCGACCTCAAGTCTCTGCACTTCTGCGAGCAGAGCATCATGGTCCTCCTGCTGTACACCCACACTAGGTAAAGGATAATCTTCATGTGAGCTGAAAAAGTCTTGAAGAACTTgctttacaaaatattacaacatATGACAGTTTAAGTGCCGTGGTGTAAATACCTTATAGGTGCTGTGTCTTCCACTGAAATGACaacctctttctctttttcctccttctcgtgctcatactgctgctgcttctgctgcaccTCCTATAACACATGACATGGATAAGCATTAAGAAATCACAAGAGGCAAACCTTCACTTTCATAATTTAGAAACCCCTaatgacagatttttaaaaaagggacattactatctcaaaatgaaaagcttttttGGCCCTGTTGACCTTCATGATGAAAACTTAACAGGAACATACTTCTATGAGATATTTGCTACAACACCACTGCTTCATTGTATAAAGACCGGGCACAAAAACAACCAGATCTGACTAAATACCTGTCTCTACCCCCCTCTTGCCACATTTCCCCATGCATTCTGCAGGCATGTTTTCAAGTTGTTTTCTCAATGGAAAAGCAGTGAACATGCTGTTTATACCTCAGTCCTGGCAGCCAGAGCACTGAGCAGCAACTCTAACTCAGACAGTCGTGCTGTCTGACTCTCTTGTTGCAGTTTCTGATGCTCTTCACTCTGCATGACAAAGGGATAAAGCGAAAATATTGAGATGCGTGTAAATTTCCTCTTGTAACTCAAACCTTTCAGCAATATAATTTCTCATACctgtgccctgtgtgtgttctcttgcTCCAGCTCTCCTCGCAGGATGCCAAGCCTCTGCTCCAGCAGAGAGGACACCCACAGTCCCAGGCTCTCCCTGTTGGTCTGAGTGTGTAGCTGCTCCCTCAGGGTGCCGTAGAGACCCAGAACGTCTCCATGATGCTGCTCCTGCTTCTCGTCACCTTGCTGGACCTGTGTCCACAGCAGcgccagctgctgctccacacgTTCAAGGCGTTCCAAATCCACAGTGGAGACTGCCGCTGTTGGAAGGAttggctgaggaggagaatCAAGGAGCGAACAGAGAGGAGGATAATGGTGGAAATTAGGAGAAAAAAGCTACAAAGACACATTATGGCATGTAACtcttactgtgtttgtgtgcatttgtaaaaaagggaaaaagtaGCGTGGTCATTAAAAAGTCTAAAGTTGAAAATGCTTGAACCGCAAGATACTTTATATGTATGTGGTCATTTATACTAACATTCACTCAGTACTTTATGATAATACTGTTATTTATCTTACCGGTGCCTGTGAGACTGGGGTGGCTGGGCTCTGCTCCAGTGGAGTCTCTGTTGTGGAGACATAGGCAGGAACTGGAGGTGCAGAGGCTGGCACCAAGTTAGACAGGAGGGTAAAGGGAGACGCACGACGCCACTCAGTTAGGTTAATGGCAGGGAGGTAGGCAAGTAGGGCAGAAGTGGACGGACCCCACAGCCATAATGCTGCACAAAGACAGTGGATAGTGAAAGTTGACAACTCGCTCCCCTGCAGGTTTGGACAATCATGAATCAtaacatatacagtaaactTTCAAACCCTTCAGaatttcagcattttaaattctagcaaagataaaaatatcaaatggGTTGAATGTGGGTAAATATGTATAGAACAACATACATGATGTCAAGGATATTTACATGTAATACACTGTAAAGCTGCAGCTGTAAAAAGAAAGCTGTTTAAATATGTTCCTAAATATAATCATAGCTGCATTAAGTACTTGAGCAAGCACAGACAGAATCAAGAACTCATGCAATAGATGTCTtgtaacaaagtaaaaaaatgtgtttaaatttgaacatgtttttgcaTAAATTAGTATGAACCAGGCTGAACCACAGAATGGAACTCATACGAATCCCAGAGGGGCTGACCTGAATCTGGTACTGGATTTGAAACATGCTCTGGAGATGTGCTGCTTATAAAAATGTAGACCGCCTCACCACTGGCTGCTTGTTCTCTGTATGTGCTCACTAGATGTGAGATGTTTCACCTATAATAAATGACATGAGCACAGAGCTCTTATAAACTCACCCAGGAAGAGCAAGAGAGGcaaaaggagcagcaggagcttcCAGAGTTTGGGAAGGCATCTAAAACACAGAGTTACACACTTTACCgattaacacaaacaaatttcaAAAGACAGATAGAATTTATGAATCAACACAGTCAAAACTCAAAGGAAACATGCCAGCCAGCAAAACTGCCAGCCGTCTATTCATCCGTTCTATTCTAAAAGGTAACTCTCTTACACTATTTTTGTTGAAGCAGTCATTAAATCTTactgaatatgaatgaaaaatccCATAATTTGAACATTCAAACCTACCATAACTGATTATTTTCTGCCACATGGGGGCAGCGGAAACAAGTTGAATACACAAGACAAACTTAAACTTGACTACAAAACTTGaaacagtgaaataaatgagGAAACTGTTTCTTATTAATACATAACAGTACCagaacaaaatgtcagattCTCTCTATGCTTTGCAACACCCTAAGGCTCAGAAGGAAAGTGGGAGACAGGCTCTTACCGGGTCAGAAAGAAGACGTTGAGGAGACACATGAGAGACACCAGCTGGTACCATCCTGTTGCAAGAAACCACAGAAGTCCCCTGCCTGCCCTCTCTGGGTcgattgaaaaaaatacagaagacACATTGAGGccacgaaaaaaacaaaacataatcagaCCATGTTGCCAAACAAAGGAGCAGAATACGTGTTTTCCtaaggagataaaaaaaaagcccaccaACCTGGAGCTGCCAGGAGCAtccagaagagagagagcatctTATGTGCCACTGTGCTGACCCCTGATCCCAAAGCGTTGCCTGCTCTCACCACGCAGTATCCTGGCTGGAGGAGGCAGTAACCTGGaagacatattttaaaaaacatttttttaacgaATCCAACTGCAGCAGCTTCATTGATACAAAGGTAGTCAAGTTATAAACATATCAGAACTAAACTTATCCTTGTAACTGTATATTTACAGACGGTCAGCAACATTAAGAGAAGTGGTGGTTAACCTGCATAAGCTAGGACGCTCCACAGTGCCCCTACAAGGCGACGAGGCCTGGAGGACTTTTTGAGGAGGATGGTGTGTGTCTCAGAATACTGCTTCCCTTTACAGTCATCACCTACATGTGCCAAAATGATGGAcagcaagcaaacacaaaaaaaaaggatgtgtaAATGAACATGTGAACGTATTAGatgaatttaaacaaataaataaatatgaacaaaatttTGCAAATGatcaaagaaaaatctgaaatgattaaaaccaaaacaacaaattgtatgtatataatgaaaaacaaaacaaatgagccACTTGCATGCAAagcttgatgaaaaaaaaaaaccctcattgCTGTCGTCATTCCACAGCTTTGTGTCCTGACTGACAAACAACTTTATTGTTCCGTCTCCCCACTTTGACAGTTtaattaaagacaaataaataaaaaaccatAATGATTGACCTTAATATTCAAATGTGGCACTGGCTTTGTTCAAGAATGAATTTTTCGATAACTCCACTATAAACAGTCCCCTAATGAaccaaaaagctttttttattgtcagtttTACTGAGACTGCATAGTTGTGTGTATTTTCCTTAATTTCTCATATGTCTGTTAAATTAGTTGTtatacttgtttttattttccaagtTGTATATGTCTGGAATGATTTCCATGTGCTAGACTGGTCCCTTGAAATAAGTTTGGTACAAATTGTGGAGTGGAATAAAAGCATCTGCAGGTCCTGACGGTCAACATGCTGCCGACTAGTTAAAGCAGTTCACACAACCTCTGCTTGCTGGTCCTCACACAGGTCACGCATATTATTAACTCTTGTCACTCATGGCCGCCacaagaaagagggaaagagagaaagtgtgtgcatCTGCTTACAGAGGGAACCATTGAGATTAAGATGTGATGCATCTTCTGTCACCAGATCCTTGACATTCATGCTTCCACAGAAACTTGAGTGAGCTGCAACACACAGTGCATACAAGATATTTATCtactaaacaaaaacatgttgcgTGAGAAAACGATGTTATGTAAATGCTCATGCCACCACTGAGGCGTCAGAAGAGCTGTCGTAATGAAGAAATCGGGAGGAGGTGCATGAAAACAGTTAACAGGATGCACAGACAACTAAAACAAGAAGAACAGCAGTGAAACACAGCTACAGGGTGGATTCaatcctgctgcagctctgaaaGAAACCAGAATTAATTATACTAGAAATAACACCACATCTGAAGCGTTATAAGTGAGGCTACAGTCAGGGAGTCATCCTACTGTAGTTCTGTGTGAAGCTCATGTgaactcaaatttaaaaaattccaATCATCATCTGACAGTTTTGTCcagatttaagaaaaatgttttgggcGTAGTatagttttaattttgtttctaGTATACTTCCTCCTTCATAAATAGAAAGATAATATGTTaaagtgaagacagagagaaaaagggaaattataAAGAGGGTTAgtctcattttaaaattaagtttacatttacatttttataccAATATGAAACTCATTCTCAAAAAGGTAAGAGCAAAAAAAGGTGGAGAGAAGAACGTTCATTAAtagaagagcagcagaggaggtcAGGAGCAGTGACCCTTGAGCTTTGCCCTTTGTAATAACAGCTGGTACCTTGTCCTTCATTGCTATTAGCCCTGTAGCCCATCATCCTGTGGAGAGTGGTCTGCTTTAACAGCCACAGTTGGGAAAAACTGGTGGACACTGCTTGTCTCAACGAGTCCGACAACGAAGCAAGAAAACCTGGTGACACATTCGTCCACACTTACTGTTAGTCAAAATGCACACTTGAAACAGGCATGGCTCAATACACAAAGATCTTCAGATAAGAAGATAGGATGAGGGAGAAGTAAAGTGGATGACAGAATAATCCCCAGAAGATATGAAAACGCCAGAAAGCCATGCCTGATTGTAGGAAAGGTAGTAGGTTAAATGTGGAACAGGTAAAGACCATGATTCAACCAGAAATTTGTACCACCACCAGGGAGTGAAGATTATACATtatctgcaaaaaaagagatgagCTAAACATCACTAGGAATCTCCTTCTAATCCGAGTGACTCAGCAAAAAATTGCAAAcgatagaagaagaaaaggagagaaggaagggtAATGCATGAAGAGCAAAGAACATCTCGTCTTGCATACCTTTTCCTGGAGGGCTCCGGGCCCTTGAACCCAGCCAGACCACATTGTTGAAGAGCAGAGTGACTAAGGACACAATAGGGGCCAGGGCTCGTTTGCTGTAGTGTATACACGTCTTAGACATAGACATCAGGACGCCTGGACAGAGACAACAAAACCAATGATATTCTCATTATCACAGCTGAATAATATGAACATTTAGCTTTCAGAAGGACCAATGTGTTAGTGCAGCAGTCAGTGTTTCAAATATGACAGTTCACCATGACAGCCTCTCACCTGTCTTGCTCCTCCGACTCCGGTCTCTGGAGTATATACTTGtgaaagaaggggaggaggagaggatgtcGGTGGAAGCTTCTGCAGcctgagatgatgatgatgatgatcgtgTGATAAGCGAGTCCATCTCCTGAGAGTGTAAAGAGCAGTCTTTGCAGATGTAACCATTAGCGAGTGAGGTGTGGGAGTCTGACGCGCTGGCACAGCCGTTTACATTTGATGAACTGTGTTCGGTGCTGGAGCTCCTCCCTGTGGGAGAAAATAATGTGCACCAATAAATAAGAGCCATTCATTAACAACAAAAGGTAAATAGTTAAATTTCACAAAGTATTAAAGCAACGACATTGCAAAGTAAAAGGGATAACCCGCTGAAGTTAGAATGAGCCATATATCTGAATTTAGGGGTGGTTTTATTTACTATGTAACAAGGCATTGTACCATACACTTATTTTAGGTTTATAATTACTATGTTCAATTAAGTGGCAAAGAATTAACCCCTAACATGAATCAATCAGCCACACAACTAAATACCCACATACATTGTTTTTCAGCTGAAAAGGTGCTCTGTGTATATATGAATGTGGGATAAACAGTGAGAAACTTCAGCTGTATGTCCTGCATGctccttaaattcaattaaagatgctaaaaaatgtaatgtcaaCATCTTGCACAATCACTGATGGTCATTGGAGATGGAATCTGTTCTTCAACTGACCCCAGTGTCCACCCGCAGACatagaggtggtggtggtggttgtggtgatGGTGCGTCGTTTCAGGTGGGACTGGTCCATGATGGTGCTGTGCAGGGAGGCCTCGGACACTTTGTTGCCTTCctgaatgctgctgctgttgttaatTGGGGTACTAACAGCTGAGAAGGAGAGGGTTTTCCTCGGTGTGGCAGCTTGgctcagagacaaagacagcAAGTTTGCGCTGGACTGCTGCTTTCTGCTCCGCAGCGTCCTGGGAGagtagaaaacaggaaatgagtaGAGTTTTGAGTTTTGCTGCGTGCTCAGGAGTATGACAGAGGCAAGTTGACACCAccagaataaaataaagtcaaagTCCACAAGTCCAAGCAGACACAGATATAAACGCAGACCTGATATTGCTACTCTTTGGTCAGTGAGAGTGTTAGAACCCATCGCTAGTCTCACCGTGTCTCTCTTCTGGTGCTGgtgtagctgctgctgttgccgtGGTTCTGCGAGTTATCGGCCAGGCTCTCGTTGCCATAGTGACCGGCACTGGTCTGCAGACGCAGGCTCCGCCGTGACATCCTGGGCGACTCGTATACAGGAGCAATCTGGTGCTCCTTCTCAAACTCCAACGCTGCTGTGGAGTAGCTGGAACTGAGACAACAGGTAGGAatggagcagagagagcaggaaatgggggggggacagaagAGGTTTGATGAAAGGAGATTCAAACAGTTTATCACAGAGTAGGCGGTTTCTTATGTCTGTTCCAAGGAATTACATTTGGAGACAAACAGGTGTCTTTCAACCTAAAATCAGTAGTAAATGGGCATATCCTTCAATTTTCCtgatgtctgtttgtgtgcgcaagtttaaaaataaaaaagcaaaacacagaggcagacgGTGTTTTCAGAGAACAGTGATCCTCTTGTTCCTGGCAAGTGGCAGTGggcctgacaggaagtgaccgaCTACCAACGAAaggagaaaacaataaaaaaaaacacaaacaataggCATAGTGTGCATCTGAAAgtcaaattgaaaaataaaataatccaaaaGTATGCAAGGCTGAAAAACCCTCTACTCCACTCACTTCAAACCAAAGCCAACCATAAGTGGAAACACACCATGAATGTTGTAAATTTTGACTCTGCCATGCTTCTTGCAGCTGTGAGTCACAGGACCACACCCACTTGGCAGAAGCCAACGTTGAGAAATGAGTAACGAGCAACTGGGCAGCAATTCACTGGAGCTGTAAAAGAAACTATTTCCATAAGCCTGTTTAGCtggtgtaaaatgaaaaaaaaataaaaatattttgcatACATgaaatcaaggttttttttccacactccACAGCTTCATCTTACAACATGGTATTGTGTGCTCACACTATGACAAACTGAACTGACAGGATCTGACCGTGCTGCACTCGCTCTGCAGGCTGTGCACACTCGTCAGCATGTCGTTCAACTAGGTCAAGCAGAAAAACTCCACAGACATGCAGGGGAGGGTGGATGAAGGGGAGGGGCAAAGCACTTTCTGTCGCTGGAGGACAGAGAATAAACTTCCTGTTAGACACTTGGACCTTCCCTGTTTAAACAAGAGCTGTTTAGTTTTAAGGCACAAGCACAGAGTC from the Scophthalmus maximus strain ysfricsl-2021 chromosome 17, ASM2237912v1, whole genome shotgun sequence genome contains:
- the sun1b gene encoding SUN domain-containing protein 1 isoform X1, with protein sequence MQEESKQRRMTMDFSQLHTYTPPQCAPENTGYTYSLSSSYSTAALEFEKEHQIAPVYESPRMSRRSLRLQTSAGHYGNESLADNSQNHGNSSSYTSTRRETRTLRSRKQQSSANLLSLSLSQAATPRKTLSFSAVSTPINNSSSIQEGNKVSEASLHSTIMDQSHLKRRTITTTTTTTSMSAGGHWGRSSSTEHSSSNVNGCASASDSHTSLANGYICKDCSLHSQEMDSLITRSSSSSSQAAEASTDILSSSPSFTSIYSRDRSRRSKTGVLMSMSKTCIHYSKRALAPIVSLVTLLFNNVVWLGSRARSPPGKGFLASLSDSLRQAVSTSFSQLWLLKQTTLHRMMGYRANSNEGQAHSSFCGSMNVKDLVTEDASHLNLNGSLCDDCKGKQYSETHTILLKKSSRPRRLVGALWSVLAYAGYCLLQPGYCVVRAGNALGSGVSTVAHKMLSLFWMLLAAPERAGRGLLWFLATGWYQLVSLMCLLNVFFLTRCLPKLWKLLLLLLPLLLFLALWLWGPSTSALLAYLPAINLTEWRRASPFTLLSNLVPASAPPVPAYVSTTETPLEQSPATPVSQAPPILPTAAVSTVDLERLERVEQQLALLWTQVQQGDEKQEQHHGDVLGLYGTLREQLHTQTNRESLGLWVSSLLEQRLGILRGELEQENTHRAQSEEHQKLQQESQTARLSELELLLSALAARTEEVQQKQQQYEHEKEEKEKEVVISVEDTAPISVGVQQEDHDALLAEVQRLEVELGKIRQDLQGVVGCKGKCEQLDNLRETITAQVSSQVRKELQVLFFGRGESGEVPESLIYWLSQRYVSTTDLQASLAALELGILRNVSLQLELNRAQTLGEAESQAKTIVKTVTGTVQHAVSTEGMTEGQVKLIVQNALKLYSQDRTGLVDYALESGGGSILSTRCSETYETKTALMSLFGLPLWYFSQSPRVVIQPDVYPGNCWAFKGSQGYLVIRLSLRIIPTSFCLEHIPKALSPTGNITSAPRNFTVFGLDDELQEEGKLLGHYIYQEDGDSLQSFPVMEQNDKGFQIIEVRVLSNWGHPDYTCLYRFRVHGEPRPQ
- the sun1b gene encoding SUN domain-containing protein 1 isoform X3, whose amino-acid sequence is MTMDFSQLHTYTPPQCAPENTGYTYSLSSSYSTAALEFEKEHQIAPVYESPRMSRRSLRLQTSAGHYGNESLADNSQNHGNSSSYTSTRRETRTLRSRKQQSSANLLSLSLSQAATPRKTLSFSAVSTPINNSSSIQEGNKVSEASLHSTIMDQSHLKRRTITTTTTTTSMSAGGHWGRSSSTEHSSSNVNGCASASDSHTSLANGYICKDCSLHSQEMDSLITRSSSSSSQAAEASTDILSSSPSFTSIYSRDRSRRSKTGVLMSMSKTCIHYSKRALAPIVSLVTLLFNNVVWLGSRARSPPGKGFLASLSDSLRQAVSTSFSQLWLLKQTTLHRMMGYRANSNEGQAHSSFCGSMNVKDLVTEDASHLNLNGSLCDDCKGKQYSETHTILLKKSSRPRRLVGALWSVLAYAGYCLLQPGYCVVRAGNALGSGVSTVAHKMLSLFWMLLAAPERAGRGLLWFLATGWYQLVSLMCLLNVFFLTRCLPKLWKLLLLLLPLLLFLALWLWGPSTSALLAYLPAINLTEWRRASPFTLLSNLVPASAPPVPAYVSTTETPLEQSPATPVSQAPPILPTAAVSTVDLERLERVEQQLALLWTQVQQGDEKQEQHHGDVLGLYGTLREQLHTQTNRESLGLWVSSLLEQRLGILRGELEQENTHRAQSEEHQKLQQESQTARLSELELLLSALAARTEEVQQKQQQYEHEKEEKEKEVVISVEDTAPISVGVQQEDHDALLAEVQRLEVELGKIRQDLQGVVGCKGKCEQLDNLRETITAQVSSQVRKELQVLFFGRGESGEVPESLIYWLSQRYVSTTDLQASLAALELGILRNVSLQLELNRAQTLGEAESQAKTIVKTVTGTVQHAVSTEGMTEGQVKLIVQNALKLYSQDRTGLVDYALESGGGSILSTRCSETYETKTALMSLFGLPLWYFSQSPRVVIQPDVYPGNCWAFKGSQGYLVIRLSLRIIPTSFCLEHIPKALSPTGNITSAPRNFTVFGLDDELQEEGKLLGHYIYQEDGDSLQSFPVMEQNDKGFQIIEVRVLSNWGHPDYTCLYRFRVHGEPRPQ